A single Vicugna pacos chromosome 15, VicPac4, whole genome shotgun sequence DNA region contains:
- the MORN2 gene encoding MORN repeat-containing protein 2: protein MNGFGRLEHFSGAVYEGHFKDNMFHGLGTYTFPTGAKYSGNFNENRVEGEGQYTDIQGLEWCGNFHFTAAPGLRLKLHM, encoded by the exons ATGAATGGTTTTGGAAGACTTGAGCATTTTTCTGGAGCAGTATATGAAGGACATTTTAAGGACAATATGTTTCATGGATTGGGGACTTACACATTCCCAACTGGGGCAAAGTACTCTGGAAATTTCAATGAAAATAG GGTGGAAGGTGAAGGACAATATACTGACATCCAAGGACTAGAATGGTGCGGTAACTTTCATTTCACAGCTGCTCCAGGCCTGAGACTAAAGCTCCACATGTAG